CACCCGGTGGCGGGAGCGGTCGCGGCCATCGAGGCGGTGCGGGCCGCGGGCGTCCCCGTGCGTTTCGTGACGAACAACGCCTCCCGCACCCCCGCGCAGGTGGCCGACCGGCTGCGCCGGCTCGGGGTGCCGGCGGAGCCGGAGGAGGTCCTCGGCTCGGCGCAGGCGGCGGCGCACCTGCTCGCCGGGCGCGACGACGTCCCCGACGGCGCGAGCGTCGGGGTCGTGGGGGGCGAGGGACTCCTCGCGGCCCTCCGCGACGTCGGCCTCGACCCTGCTCTTGCCCGCGACCTCGACGCGGCGCCGTCGGCGCTCGTCCAGGGCTTCAGCCCGGACCTCGGCTGGCTCGACCTCGCGGCCGGCACCCGCTGGGTGCGCGAGGGCGTGCTGTGGGTCGCGACGAACCTCGACCTCACGTACCCCTCGTCGCTCGGCATCGCGCCCGGCAACGGCCTCATGGTCCACGCGGTCGCCACCGCGGCCGGGCGTCGGCCCGACGCGGTCGCCGGCAAGCCGCTGCCCCACCTGTTCCGGACGGCGGCGGAGGCCGCGGCTGCGCGCTCTCCGCTGGTCGTCGGGGACCGGCTCGACACCGACCTGGCAGGGGCGGTGGCGGCCGGACACACCGGTGCACTCGTCCTCACCGGCGTCCACGGCGTCGACGACGCGCTGGCGGCAGAGGTCGACGAGCGCCCTCACGTTCTGCTGCGCGACCTCGGCGAGCTCGTCGACCCGGCGGCCCTCGCCCGCGTCGACGAGCGCACCGCCGTCCTGCGCCAGGCGTGGGCGGACAGCGGCGCCACGCCGGAGGCGCGGGAGAGGCTCGACCGGTCCCTGGGGACGTGAGCGCGGCGCGTCCACAGGCGGCGGGTCGGCGGGCGGCGTCGTCGGCCGCGGCGGGTACCGTCACCGTCATGGATCTGGAACCGGCCGGCCCGGCGACGGACCCGACGGACCCGCCGGGTCCGGAGGACCTCGACGGCCTCACCGCCGCCGTCGCGCGGCTCGAGGGGGAGGCCGACGCGCTCGATGCCCGGCTCGACGCCGCCGCCCGGCCCGGGGCGTCCGGCGCCCCCACGGCGTGAGGCGACGGCTGGACGCCGAGCTCGTGCGACGCGGGCTGGCCCGCAGCCGGGAGCACGCCGCCGAGCTCGTCGCCGCGGGGCGCGTCAGCGTCGGGGGCCGTCCCGCCGTCAAGGCGGCCACGCAGGTGGACGCCGCGGCGGCGGTGCTCGTGAGCGACCCCGGCCCGGCCGACTCCTGGGTCGGTCGCGGGGCCGGCAAGCTCGACGGTGCCCTCGACGCGCTCGCCGCCCGCGGCCTCGCTCCCGAGGTGCGGGGGCGCACGTGCCTCGACGCGGGCGCGAGCACCGGCGGCTTCACGCAGGTCCTGCTCGCCCGTGGCGCCGCGCTCGTCCACGCGGTCGACGTCGGCTACGGCCAGCTGGCGTGGTCGCTGCGCACCGACGACCGCGTCCGGGTCCACGAGCGCACGAACGTCCGGGACCTCGCGGCCGGGTCGCTCGAGCCCGTGCCGGACCTCGTCGTCGCGGACCTCTCCTTCATCTCCCTGCGCCTCGTGCTCCCCGCCCTCGTCGAGGCCACGGCGCCGGGGGCCGAGCACCTGCTCATGGTGAAGCCGCAGTTCGAGGCCGGCCGGGACCGCGTCGGTGCCGGCGGCGTCGTCCGCGACCCCGCCGTCCGTGAGGACACCGTCGTCGAGGTCTGCGCGGCAGCGGGGGCGCTCGGGCTGCGCACGGTCGCCGTCACCGCCAGCCCCCTGCCCGGCCCCGCCGGCAACGTCGAGTACTTCGTGCTCCTCCGCGGGGACACCGGCCACGCCGACGACCCCACCGACGTGCGCGGGCTCGTCCACGAGGCGGTCCTCGCCGGCCCGGCCGGCGCGAGCGAGGGAGCAGCCCGGTGACCCGCCCGACCTCCGCCCCCCGACACGTCCTCGTCATCGCGCACACCGGTCGCGAACGCGCCCTCCACGCCGTCGTCGCCGTCGTATCCGCCCTCGCCAGGGCCGGGGTCGACGTCGTCGTCGGGGAGGACCAGGCGCCCGTGCTCGACGCCGCCATGCGGGGCGCGGACGTCGTCGGGGGCTTCCGGGCCGTGCCCGTCGACGAGGTCGGGGCACCCGCGGCGGACGTCCTCCACTCCGTCGACCTCGTCCTCGTCCTCGGCGGGGACGGCACCATCCTGCGCGCCGCCGAGATCGTGCGCGGCACCCCGGCGCCGCTGCTCGGCGTCAACCTCGGTCACGTCGGCT
This genomic window from Aquipuribacter nitratireducens contains:
- a CDS encoding TlyA family rRNA (cytidine-2'-O)-methyltransferase; the encoded protein is MRRRLDAELVRRGLARSREHAAELVAAGRVSVGGRPAVKAATQVDAAAAVLVSDPGPADSWVGRGAGKLDGALDALAARGLAPEVRGRTCLDAGASTGGFTQVLLARGAALVHAVDVGYGQLAWSLRTDDRVRVHERTNVRDLAAGSLEPVPDLVVADLSFISLRLVLPALVEATAPGAEHLLMVKPQFEAGRDRVGAGGVVRDPAVREDTVVEVCAAAGALGLRTVAVTASPLPGPAGNVEYFVLLRGDTGHADDPTDVRGLVHEAVLAGPAGASEGAAR
- a CDS encoding HAD-IIA family hydrolase, which gives rise to MTGPLDGTLMGRHDALLLDLDGVVYEDDHPVAGAVAAIEAVRAAGVPVRFVTNNASRTPAQVADRLRRLGVPAEPEEVLGSAQAAAHLLAGRDDVPDGASVGVVGGEGLLAALRDVGLDPALARDLDAAPSALVQGFSPDLGWLDLAAGTRWVREGVLWVATNLDLTYPSSLGIAPGNGLMVHAVATAAGRRPDAVAGKPLPHLFRTAAEAAAARSPLVVGDRLDTDLAGAVAAGHTGALVLTGVHGVDDALAAEVDERPHVLLRDLGELVDPAALARVDERTAVLRQAWADSGATPEARERLDRSLGT